A genomic window from Triticum urartu cultivar G1812 chromosome 7, Tu2.1, whole genome shotgun sequence includes:
- the LOC125520373 gene encoding protein QUIRKY has protein sequence MADGGPPHAHGQMVRRLAVEVVDARDLVPKDGLGTSSAYAVADFDGQRKRTRTVPRDLNPQWHERLEFAVPDPAAMHAESLDVSLYHDRRFNPSGGGAGGGKNHFLGRVRIYGSQFSRRGEEGIVYFPLEKRSLLSWIRGEVGLKIYYYDEPAVPPPPPPEDRPPEGADNAPPPEVPPEQPRELPPELPEPTEAAVEVQQPQAQPPVIIVEEAPMHGPHGPMMPPPMMHGHMMPPPMHGPHGPMMHGPHGPMMHARMMPPQPEPEPEPQPQREPGPGPDGAEMYPPELRKERMASSNGHVRVPRHPSGGFGPDYYTAASPRVISGRFASAGEAVEPVQSTYDLVEPMRYLFVRIVRVRGIRACEGPYVKIQAGPHCLRSRPGRDVSGTGSPEWNQVFAVSHAKPEPTLEISVWDGGAPSPADAFLGGVCFDLSDVPVRDQPDGPLAAQWYRLEGGEPGMVTGDIMVSVWIGTQADDVFPEAWNTDAPYAAYTRAKVYQSPKLWYLRASIIEAQDLRVPTPPPGLPFDVRVKVQLGFQSARTRRSVASSSGSAFAWSEDLMFVASEPLDDTLVLLVEDRSMIKEPALLGHATIPVSSVEQRLDERQIVASRWFNLEGGMGHGDSGDQQGQAPPGFYSGRLHLRLSLEGGYHVLDEAAHVCSDYRPTAKQLWKPPVGVLELGIVGACGLLPMKTKGGSKGSTDAYCVAKYGKKWVRTRTVTDTFNPRWNEQYTWQVYDPCTVLTVAVFDNWRMFAGAGDERQDYRIGKVRVRVSTLETNRAYTASYPLLVLLRPGLKKMGEVQLAVRFSSPAHLPDTWATYTSPLLPRMHYLRPIGVAQQEALRGAAVRTVAAWLARSEPPLGPEVVRYMLDADAHTWSVRRAKANWFRIMGVLAWAVGLERWLDGVRRWRNPSTTVLLHVLYLVLVWYPELVVPTASLYVFLIGVWYYRFRPRAPAGMDARLSQADTVDGDELEEEFDAVPAPDVLRLRYERLRTLAGRVQRVMGDVAAQGERLQALVSWRDPRASRIFVGVCLAVAVALYAMPPKMVAVASGFYYLRHPMFRDPMPAAAVNFFRRLPSLSDRML, from the coding sequence ATGGCGGACGGGGGGCCGCCGCACGCGCACGGGCAGATGGTGCGCAGGCTGGCGGTGGAGGTGGTGGACGCGCGGGACCTGgtgcccaaggacgggctcggCACCTCCAGCGCCTACGCGGTGGCCGACTTCGACGGACAGCGCAAGCGCACGCGGACCGTGCCGCGGGACCTCAACCCGCAGTGGCACGAGCGCCTCGAGTTCGCCGTGCCCGACCCGGCCGCCATGCACGCCGAGTCGCTCGACGTCTCGCTCTACCACGACCGCCGCTTCAACccctccggcggcggcgccgggggCGGCAAGAACCACTTCCTCGGCCGCGTCCGCATCTACGGCTCCCAGTTCTCGCGCCGCGGCGAGGAGGGCATCGTCTACTTCCCGCTCGAGAAGCGCAGCCTGCTCAGCTGGATCCGCGGCGAGGTCGGCCTCAAGATCTACTACTACGACGAGCCGGCCgtgccgcccccgccgccgccggaggacCGGCCGCCCGAGGGGGCTGACaacgcgccgccgcccgaggtccCGCCGGAACAGCCCAGGGAGCTCCCACCTGAGCTCCCAGAGCCGACGGAGGCCGCCGTGGAGGTGCAGCAGCCGCAGGCGCAGCCTCCGGTCATCATCGTGGAGGAAGCTCCCATGCACGGGCCACACGGTCCCATGATGCCGCCGCCCATGATGCACGGCCACATGATGCCGCCGCCGATGCATGGGCCACACGGCCCGATGATGCATGGTCCGCACGGTCCCATGATGCACGCCCGGATGATGCCACCGCAGCCAGAGCCTGAGCCGGAGCCGCAGCCGCAGCGTGAACCAGGGCCGGGGCCCGACGGGGCAGAAATGTACCCGCCTGAGCTCCGCAAGGAACGGATGGCGTCGAGCAACGGGCATGTCCGCGTCCCCCGACACCCGAGCGGCGGCTTCGGGCCTGATTACTACACGGCCGCCTCTCCCCGCGTCATCTCCGGGCGGTTCGCGTCCGCCGGCGAGGCCGTCGAGCCGGTGCAGTCGACGTACGACCTGGTGGAGCCGATGCGATACCTCTTCGTGCGCATCGTGCGGGTGCGCGGCATCCGCGCCTGCGAGGGCCCCTACGTCAAGATCCAAGCCGGCCCGCACTGCCTCCGCTCCCGGCCGGGCCGCGACGTCTCCGGCACCGGCAGCCCCGAGTGGAACCAGGTGTTCGCCGTCAGCCATGCGAAGCCGGAGCCGACGCTCGAGATATCCGTCTGGGACGGCGGGGCGCCATCTCCGGCGGACGCCTTCCTCGGCGGAGTGTGCTTCGATCTCTCCGACGTGCCCGTCCGCGACCAGCCGGACGGACCGCTGGCGGCGCAGTGGTACCGGCTCGAGGGCGGCGAGCCGGGCATGGTCACAGGGGACATCATGGTGTCGGTGTGGATCGGCACGCAGGCCGACGACGTGTTCCCGGAGGCCTGGAACACCGACGCGCCCTACGCCGCCTACACCCGCGCCAAGGTGTACCAGTCGCCCAAGCTGTGGTACCTGCGGGCGTCGATCATCGAGGCGCAGGACCTGCGCgtgccgacgccgccgccggGGCTGCCGTTCGACGTGCGCGTCAAGGTCCAGCTCGGCTTCCAGTCGGCGCGCACCCGCCGGTCGGTGGCCAGCAGCAGCGGCTCGGCGTTCGCGTGGTCCGAGGACCTCATGTTCGTCGCGTCCGAGCCGCTGGACGACACCCTCGTCCTGCTCGTGGAGGACCGGTCGATGATCAAGGAGCCTGCTCTGCTCGGCCACGCCACCATCCCCGTGAGCTCCGTCGAGCAGCGCCTCGACGAGCGGCAGATCGTCGCGTCAAGATGGTTCAATCTCGAGGGCGGCATGGGTCATGGAGACAGCGGGGATCAGCAGGGACAAGCACCTCCAGGGTTCTACTCGGGCAGGCTGCACCTTCGACTCTCGCTGGAGGGAGGATACCACGTGCTCGACGAGGCGGCGCACGTGTGCAGCGACTACCGGCCGACGGCGAAGCAGCTGTGGAAGCCGCCGGTGGGCGTGCTGGAGCTCGGCATCGTCGGAGCGTGCGGCCTGCTCCCCATGAAGACGAAAGGAGGGTCCAAGGGCTCCACGGACGCCTACTGCGTGGCCAAGTACGGCAAGAAGTGGGTGCGCACGCGCACCGTCACCGACACCTTCAACCCGCGCTGGAACGAGCAGTACACGTGGCAGGTGTACGACCCGTGCACGGTGCTCACCGTCGCCGTCTTCGACAACTGGCGCATGTTcgccggcgccggcgacgagcgcCAGGACTACCGCATCGGCAAGGTGCGCGTGCGCGTCTCCACGCTCGAGACCAACCGCGCCTACACCGCGTCCTACCCGCTGCTCGTGCTGCTGCGCCCGGGGCTCAAGAAGATGGGCGAGGTGCAGCTCGCCGTGCGCTTCTCGTCGCCGGCGCACCTCCCCGACACCTGGGCCACCTACACCTCGCCGCTCCTGCCGCGCATGCACTACCTCCGCCCCATCGGCGTCGCGCAGCAGGAGGCGCTGCGGGGCGCGGCCGTGCGCACCGTGGCAGCATGGCTGGCGCGCTCCGAGCCGCCGCTCGGGCCGGAGGTGGTGCGCTACATGCTGGACGCGGATGCGCACACCTGGAGCGTGCGCCGCGCCAAGGCCAACTGGTTCCGCATCATGGGGGTGCTCGCCTGGGCCGTCGGGCTGGAGCGGTGGCTCGACGGCGTGCGGCGCTGGCGCAACCCCTCCACCACCGTCCTCCTCCACGTCCTCTACCTCGTCCTCGTCTGGTACCCCGAGCTGGTGGTGCCCACCGCGTCGCTCTACGTCTTCCTCATCGGCGTCTGGTACTACCGGTTccggccgcgggcgccggccggCATGGACGCGCGGCTGTCGCAGGCCGACACCGTGGACGGCGACGAGCTGGAGGAGGAGTTCGACGCCGTCCCGGCGCCCGACGTCCTCCGGCTACGGTACGAGAGGCTGCGCACGCTGGCCGGGCGGGTGCAGCGCGTCATGGGCGACGTCGCGGCGCAGGGCGAGCGGCTGCAGGCGCTGGTGAGCTGGAGGGACCCGCGGGCGAGCCGGATCTTCGTCGGCGTCTGCCTGGCCGTCGCCGTGGCGCTGTACGCGATGCCGCCCAAGATGGTGGCCGTGGCGAGCGGGTTCTACTACCTCCGCCACCCCATGTTCCGGGACCCGATGCCCGCCGCGGCCGTCAACTTCTTCCGCCGCCTGCCCAGCCTCTCTGACAGGATGCTATGA